From Neodiprion pinetum isolate iyNeoPine1 chromosome 7, iyNeoPine1.2, whole genome shotgun sequence, a single genomic window includes:
- the LOC124223496 gene encoding U6 snRNA-associated Sm-like protein LSm6, giving the protein MSRKEALSQFIQQIHGRPVVVKLNSGVDYRGVLACLDGYMNIALEQTEEYVNGQLKNKYGDAFIRGNNVLYISTQKRRT; this is encoded by the exons ATGAGCCGTAAAGAAGCACTTTCTCAATTTATACAACAAATTCATGGCCGACCAGTTGTAGTAAAATTAAATAGTGGTGTTGATTACAGAG GCGTCTTGGCATGTCTTGATGGGTACATGAATATCGCGCTTGAACAAACAGAAGAGTACGTTAATGGACAGTTAAAGAATAAGTACGGCGATGCCTTCATTCGAGGAAATAATGTGCTGTACATAAGCACACAGAAACGAAGGACATGA